A window from Salvia miltiorrhiza cultivar Shanhuang (shh) chromosome 2, IMPLAD_Smil_shh, whole genome shotgun sequence encodes these proteins:
- the LOC131008946 gene encoding coatomer subunit delta-2 has translation MVVLAASIISKSGKALVSRQFVDMSRIRIEGYLAAFPKLVGTGKQHTYVETENVRYVYQPIETLYLLLVTNKQSNILEDLETLRLLSKLVPEYSYSLDEEGIGKTAFEILFAFDEVISLGHKENVTVAQVKQYCEMESHEEKLHKLVLQSKINETKDVMKRKASEIDKSKIEKNRGDKGGFMSLQSMGSGRIDTGFGSDTSISSSGGGFGGGSSFGLSTEVDSFSKPKGRPASSASAPPKGFGMQLGKTQRTNQFLESLKAEGEMIVEDVRPSAGQSRAPASLPSDPVTLSIEEKLNVTLKRDGGIGNFDLQGMLSLQILNQDDGFIQVQIETGDNPGVIYKTHPNINRDLYNGENILGLRDPNRPFPSGQGSEGVSLLKWRMQSGDESLVPLSISCWPSVSGNDTYVNIEYEAPTFDLQNVVISIPLPALREPPRVQQIDGDWRYDARKSVLEWSIVLIDNSNRSGSMEFVIPAIDTSDLFPISVRFTSTRTFSNLKVANVLPLKGGNPPKFAQRMLLSTENYQVV, from the exons ATG GTTGTACTTGCGGCTTCCATCATAAGTAAATCGGGCAAAG CACTTGTCTCGAGGCAGTTTGTTGATATGTCTCGTATACGAATTGAGGGGTACCTTGCAGCTTTCCCCAAATTGGTGGGAACAGGGAAGCAACATACTTATGTTGAGACTGAGAATGTCCGTTATGTTTATCAGCCAATAGAGACCCTCTATTTGCTTCTTGTTACAAATAAGCAGAGCAACATTCTCGAGGATTTGGAGACATTGAGGCTACTTTCAAAACTT GTGCCTGAGTACTCTTATTCCCTAGATGAGGAAGGCATTGGCAAGACAGCTTTTGAGATTCTTTTTGCATTTGATGAAGTAATCTCACTGGGACACAAGGAAAATGTCACTGTTGCACAAGTCAAACAGTATTGTGAGATGGAAAGTCACGAAGAGAAACTGCACAAGTTGGTCCTGCAAAGTAAAATCAATGAAACCAAGGATGTGATGAAACGGAAGGCTAGTGAGATTGACAAAAGCAAG ATTGAGAAGAATAGAGGTGACAAGGGAGGATTCATGTCTTTGCAATCAATGGGTTCTGGAAGAATTGATACTGGCTTTGGCAGTGACACCAGCATATCTAGTAGTGGTGGTGGTTTTGGAGGTGGTTCTAGCTTTGGATTAAGCACTGAAGTTGATTCCTTCTCTAAGCCAAAAG GTCGTCCAGCATCCTCTGCTTCAGCTCCGCCAAAAGGTTTTGGTATGCAGCTTGGGAAAACACAAAGAACCAACCAATTTTTGGAATCTCTTAAAGCTGAAGGTGAAATGATTGTTGAAGATGTGAGACCAAGTGCTGGTCAGTCCAGAGCACCTGCGTCTCTGCCAAGTGACCCTGTTACATTAAGTATCGAAGAAAAGCTTAATGTAACATTAAAACGGGACGGTGGTATTGGCAACTTTGATCTGCAGGGCATGCTATCACTACAGATACTTAACCAGGATGACGGATTCATCCAAGTTCAG ATTGAGACTGGTGATAATCCAGGAGTTATATATAAGACTCACCCCAATATTAATAGGGATTTGTATAATGGTGAAAATATATTGGGTCTTAGGGACCCAAATCGCCCGTTCCCTTCTGGCCAGGGCAGTGAAGGTGTTAGTTTGTTGAAATGGAGAATGCAAAGTGGAGATGAGTCACTTGTGCCATTGTCAA TTAGCTGCTGGCCTTCTGTTTCTGGGAATGACACCTATGTGAACATAGAGTATGAAGCTCCAACTTTTGATCTACAAAATGTTGTGATTTCAATTCCTCTCCCAGCTCTTAGAGAGCCACCAAGAGTACAACAAATCGATGGGGACTGGAG GTACGACGCCAGGAAATCAGTTTTGGAATGGTCTATTGTACTCATTGATAACTCCAATCGCAG TGGATCTATGGAATTTGTCATTCCTGCAATCGATACCTCAGATCTTTTCCCAATTTCTGTGCGCTTTACTTCTACAAGAACTTTCAGTAATCTAAAG GTGGCTAATGTTTTGCCTCTGAAAGGAGGTAATCCTCCCAAGTTTGCTCAAAGAATGCTGCTCTCTACTGAAAACTATCAAGTGGTTTGA
- the LOC131008923 gene encoding stromal 70 kDa heat shock-related protein, chloroplastic, protein MASSTAQINALGAVAHFTAVKSSTNHPNRTVFFGSKVNGSSVPFGLKLRSKHRSGRRGSTFRVVAEKVVGIDLGTTNSAVAAMEGGKPTIVTNAEGQRTTPSVVAYTKNGDRLVGQIAKRQAVVNPENTFFSVKRFIGRKMSEVDDESKQVSYNVVRDENGNVKLECPAIGKQFAAEEISAQVLRKLVDDASKFLNDKVTKAVVTVPAYFNDSQRTATKDAGRIAGLEVLRIINEPTAASLAYGFERKSNETILVFDLGGGTFDVSVLEVGDGVFEVLSTSGDTHLGGDDFDKRVVDWLAASFKRDEGIDLLKDKQALQRLTETAEKAKMELSSLTQTNISLPFITATADGPKHIETTLTRAKFEELCSDLLDRLKTPVQNSLRDAKLSLSDIDEVILVGGSTRIPAVQELVKKMTGKDPNVTVNPDEVVALGAAVQAGVLAGDVSDIVLLDVSPLSLGLETLGGVMTKIIPRNTTLPTSKSEVFSTAADGQTSVEINVLQGEREFVRDNKSLGSFRLDGIPPAPRGVPQIEVKFDIDANGILSVTAIDKGTGKKQDIKITGASTLPGDEVERMVSEAEKFAKEDKEKRDAIDTKNQADSVVYQTEKQLKELGEKVPAPVKEKVEAKLGELKDAISGGSTQAMKDAMTALNQEVMQLGQSLYNQPGAGAGPGPGPTPGDGASSTSSESSEKRPDGDVIDADFTDSK, encoded by the exons ATGGCGTCCTCCACTGCTCAAATCAATGCTCTCGGCGCCGTCGCTCACTTCACCGCCGTCAAATCCTCCACAAACCATCCCAATAGAACTGTGTTTTTCGGCTCCAAGGTCAACGGCAGCTCCGTCCCCTTCGGATTGAAGCTGAGGAGTAAGCATCGAAGCGGCCGACGCGGCTCTACTTTTCGTGTGGTGGCGGAGAAGGTTGTCGGGATTGACCTCGGCACCACCAATTCCGCCGTCGCGGCAATGGAGGGAGGAAAGCCTACCATCGTGACCAACGCCGAAGGCCAGCGGACGACGCCGTCTGTGGTTGCCTACACTAAGAATGGTGACAGGTTGGTGGGTCAGATTGCGAAGAGGCAGGCCGTGGTGAACCCCGAGAATACATTCTTCTCTGTTAAGAGGTTTATTGGGAGGAAGATGTCGGAGGTCGATGACGAATCCAAGCAGGTTTCGTATAATGTCGTGAGGGATGAAAACGGGAATGTCAAGCTTGAGTGTCCCGCCATTGGAAAACAGTTTGCAGCTGAAGAAATATCCGCTCAG GTTTTGAGGAAGCTTGTTGATGATGCATCAAAGTTCTTAAATGACAAGGTCACCAAAGCAGTAGTTACAGTCCCTGCTTACTTCAACGATTCTCAAAGGACTGCAACAAAGGACGCTGGTCGTATTGCTGGCTTGGAGGTCCTCCGTATTATAAATGAACCTACTGCTGCATCATTGGCCTATGGTTTCGAGAGGAAAAGTAATGAAACTATTCTGGTTTTTGACCTAGGAGGTGGCACTTTTGATGTTTCAG TCCTTGAGGTTGGTGATGGTGTGTTTGAAGTGCTTTCGACGTCCGGAGACACTCATCTTGGTGGTGATGACTTTGATAAG AGAGTTGTTGATTGGCTTGCTGCAAGTTTCAAAAGGGATGAAGGGATAGATCTATTGAAGGACAAACAAGCCCTTCAGCGTTTGACTGAGACTGCAGAGAAAGCCAAAATGGAACTTTCGTCTTTGACTCAAACTAACATTAG TTTGCCTTTCATTACTGCCACTGCAGATGGCCCTAAACATATTGAAACCACACTTACACGAGCTAAGTTTGAGGAACTATGCTCGGATTTGCTTGACAG ACTAAAAACTCCAGTTCAGAATTCATTGAGGGATGCAAAGCTTTCCTTAAGTGATATAGATGAGGTAATACTGGTGGGTGGTTCCACACGTATTCCAGCTGTTCAGGAGCTTGTTAAGAAGATGACTGGAAAGGACCCAAATGTTACTGTGAATCCTGATGAAGTGGTAGCCCTTGGAGCTGCTGTTCAG GCTGGTGTTTTGGCGGGAGATGTTAGTGATATTGTCCTTTTGGATGTATCACCATTATCTTTGGGACTGGAGACACTTGGTGGAGTGATGACAAAGATTATTCCCAGAAATACCACACTGCCTACTTCAAAATCCGAAGTATTCTCAACAGCTGCGGATGGTCAGACCAGTGTCGAGATCAATGTCCTTCAAGGTGAAAGGGAGTTTGTTCGTGACAACAAATCTTTAGGCAGCTTCCGCCTTGATGGAATTCCACCTGCTCCCCGTGGTGTCCCACAGATTGAGGTCAAGTTTGATATTGATGCGAATGGAATCCTCTCAGTTACTGCTATAGATAAGGGAACTGGGAAGAAGCAAGATATCAAAATTACTGGTGCTAGCACGTTGCCTGGTGATGAG GTGGAGAGAATGGTTAGCGAAGCTGAAAAATTTGCAAAGGAAGACAAGGAGAAGAGAGATGCAATAGATACCAAGAACCAGGCAGACTCAGTGGTTTACCAAACGGAGAAGCAGTTGAAGGAACTCGGCGAGAAAGTTCCAGCCCCCGTAAAAGAGAAGGTGGAGGCCAAACTTGGAGAACTCAAGGATGCAATCTCTGGAGGCTCAACCCAAGCAATGAAGGATGCCATGACTGCACTGAATCAGGAAGTCATGCAGCTTGGCCAGTCACTGTACAACCAACCTGGCGCAGGCGCAGGCCCAGGCCCAGGCCCAACCCCCGGTGATGGGGCTAGCTCTACCTCTTCCGAATCATCGGAGAAGCGACCTGATGGCGATGTCATTGATGCAGATTTCACAGACAGCAAGTGA
- the LOC131009046 gene encoding uncharacterized protein LOC131009046: protein MNELKSGREKPWNNIYSSESVSLDKEGPWKSFGSSMNAISFGFVATAILISMFLIMAIFEHLFRPDASSHQDSEETQMHKLQTPVQTSYATDFSVVMPGHQYPSFIAQPAPLPREGVSWLSHSHSHSHTHTHTHTHTHQTNQ, encoded by the exons ATGAACGAGTTAAAGAGTGGGAGAGAGAAGCCATGGAACAATATTTATAGTAGTGAGTCTGTGTCTCTTGACAAGGAAGGTCCATGGAAAAGCTTTGGCTCATCCATGAATGCCATTTCTTTCGGATTCGTGGCAACGGCCATCTTAATCTCCATGTTTCTCATAATGGCTATATTCGAGCATCTATTCAGACCCGATGCATCGTCCCACCAAGACTCCGAGGAGACGCAGATGCACAAGCTTCAAACTCCA GTACAAACATCATATGCAACAGATTTCTCAGTGGTGATGCCTGGACATCAGTATCCTAGCTTCATTGCTCAACCTGCTCCTTTGCCAAGGGAAGGAGTGTCTTGgctctctcactctcactctcactctcacaCTCACACTCACACTCACACTCACACTCATCAAACCAACCAATAA
- the LOC131008937 gene encoding prolycopene isomerase, chloroplastic — protein MALGVTAIIAATAPLRPSAFTCSSKCSTSRTRSRISASNGSSTPTLTQTFPGKPEADVVVIGSGIGGLCCGALLARYNQDVLVLESHDLPGGAAHSFTIKDYNFDSGPSLFSGFQSRGPQANPLAQVLDALGESPPCVTYDSWKVYIPEGEFLSRIGPTEFFKDLQTYGGPNAVQEWRILLDAILPLSAAAMALPPLSLRGDLGVLSTAGARYAPSLFKSFLQMGPQGALGATKLLRPFVEILDSLELKDPFVRNWVDLLSFLLAGVKSDGVLSAEMIYMFSEWYKPGCCLEYPIGGSGAVIDALVRGLKKFNGRLSLRSHVESIIVEDGRAIGVKLRGGQFVRARKAVVSNASMWDTLNLLPKEVLPQSYQERIKATPQCESFMHLHLGFDAEGMSEDLGIHHIVVNEWERGVDADQNVVLISVPSVLSPDLAPPGKHVLHAYTPGTEPFELWEGLDRKSDEYKQLKAQRSEVMWKAVERALGPNFDRGKCEVKLVGTPLTHQRFLRRNRGTYGPAIKAGKASFPGHSTPVSHLLCCGDSTFPGIGVPAVAASGAIVANSLVSVSQHSQLLDAVGL, from the exons GGCCTTCTGCTTTCACGTGTAGTTCCAAATGCAGCACAAGCAGAACCAGAAGCAGAATTTCTGCCAGCAATGGCTCTTCCACTCCAACTCTTACGCAAACCTTCCCAG GCAAACCAGAGGCAGATGTCGTAGTTATAGGAAGTGGCATTGGTGGACTGTGCTGTGGTGCGCTCTTAGCAAGATATAATCAAGATGTTTTGGTATTGGAAAGCCATGATTTGCCTGGGGGTGCTGCACATTCATTTACAATCAAAGATTACAATTTTGACTCTGGTCCATCTTTATTCTCCGGTTTTCAATCAAGGGGTCCTCAGGCGAACCCTCTAGCTCAG GTCCTTGATGCATTGGGTGAATCACCTCCCTGTGTAACCTATGACTCGTGGAAGGTATACATACCAGAAGGTGAATTCCTGTCTCGCATTGGCCCAACTGAATTTTTCAAG GATCTACAAACGTATGGTGGTCCAAATGCTGTACAAGAATGGAGAATACTTCTT GATGCAATACTACCATTATCTGCAGCTGCAATGGCCCTTCCTCCATTATCCCTTCGAGGAGACCTGGGCGTTCTTTCAACTGCTGGTGCTAGATATGCCCCTTCCCTCTTCAAGTCTTTTCTTCAAATGGGACCTCAGGGAGCCCTAGGGGCTACAAAGCTTCTCAGGCCGTTCGTGGAGATACTTGATTCGTTGGAGCTAAAAGATCCCTTTGTACGAAACTGGgtggatcttctttcctttttgctTGCAGGAGTGAAATCTGACGGTGTACTTTCTGCAGAGATG ATATACATGTTTTCAGAATGGTACAAACCGGGATGCTGCTTAGAGTATCCTATCGGTGGTAGTGGGGCTGTTATTGATGCTCTTGTCCGAGGTCTAAAGAAGTTTAATGGCCGCCTCTCTCTTAGAAGTCACGTGGAGAGTATTATCGTTGAAGATGGCCGAGCAATAGGAGTGAAGCTAAGAGGTGGACAA TTTGTTCGCGCTAGAAAGGCTGTGGTCAGCAACGCATCTATGTGGGACACGCTGAATCTATTGCCAAAGGAAGTTCTTCCACAAAGTTACCAGGAGAGGATCAAAGCAACCCCACAATGTGAATCATTTATGCATCTACATTTAGGTTTTGATGCAGAG GGTATGAGTGAAGACCTAGGAATCCATCACATAGTCGTGAATGAATGGGAGAGAGGAGTTGATGCCGATCAGAACGTCGTTCTTATCTCTGTACCTAGTGTGCTAAGCCCGGATCTTGCACCCCCGGGGAAGCACGTCTTGCACGCCTACACACCCGGAACCGAGCCTTTCGAGCTCTGGGAAGGTCTTGATCGCAAAAGTGACGAGTACAAGCAACTCAAAGCTCAAAGAAGCGAG GTAATGTGGAAGGCTGTGGAGCGTGCTCTAGGCCCTAACTTTGATCGTGGCAAGTGTGAGGTTAAGTTAGTAGGGACTCCATTAACACACCAGAGGTTTCTCCGGCGGAACAGAGGCACCTACGGTCCGGCTATAAAGGCCGGCAAGGCTTCGTTTCCCGGCCACTCGACTCCCGTCTCGCACCTTCTGTGCTGCGGGGATTCTACTTTTCCTGGTATCGGCGTGCCTGCGGTTGCCGCCAGTGGCGCCATTGTTGCAAACTCACTTGTTTCTGTGTCTCAACACTCTCAACTTCTTGATGCTGTAGGATTGTAA
- the LOC131009010 gene encoding uncharacterized protein LOC131009010, which produces MSCYGDGGVFARRTISCASAPCSAPSSPKSRVKFLCSHGGKILPRPSDGQLKYVGGETRVISVPRDISFQELMKRLTYMIDGGMVLKYQLATEDLDALVTVKSEEDLVHMFDEMEHYQMMGLPRMRTFLFPIHNTVMDEQLPLDQRYIFSINGIITPSPSKKPHHLAVGSLASSTCTSPKSPDSYAAEANFSTAFANGNMHRIQSSPSISNLLNIAQQNNSNSHYSPHHQLPPQYYHTHSGYRSPNPPFRSGPRFQPDYSSPPPHSQSYYNYPSRDRGGNEYCSKCMHNDNCAHFSDRTSFDRLPTLP; this is translated from the exons ATGAGCTGCTACGGCGACGGTGGTGTGTTTGCGAGGCGTACCATCTCGTGCGCTTCTGCACCCTGCTCCGCCCCTAGTTCGCCCAAGAGCAGGGTCAAATTCCTCTGCAGCCACGGCGGCAAGATCCTCCCCCGCCCCTCCGACGGCCAACTCAAGTATGTCGGCGGCGAAACCCGCGTCATCTCTGTTCCCCGAGATATCTCTTTCCAAG AATTAATGAAGAGGTTGACATACATGATCGACGGCGGAATGGTGCTCAAGTACCAGCTGGCGACGGAGGATCTGGACGCGTTGGTGACGGTGAAAAGCGAGGAGGATTTGGTGCACATGTTTGACGAGATGGAGCATTACCAGATGATGGGGCTGCCGAGAATGCGCACCTTCCTCTTCCCCATCCACAACACCGTCATGGACGAGCAGCTGCCTCTCGATCAGCGCTACATCTTCTCCATCAACGGCATCAtcaccccctccccctccaAAAAGCCCCACCACCTCGCCGTCGGATCCCTAGCCTCCTCCACCTGCACTTCCCCCAAATCTCCAGACAGCTACGCCGCCGAAGCGAATTTCAGCACTGCTTTTGCCAATGGGAATATGCATCGGATCCAAAGCTCTCCCAGCATATCCAACCTCCTCAACATCGCACAGCAAAACAACAGCAACAGCCATTATTCTCCTCATCACCAGCTTCCTCCTCAATACTACCACACCCACTCCGGCTATAGGTCTCCCAACCCGCCCTTCAGGTCTGGGCCACGATTCCAACCAGATTACTCCTCTCCTCCCCCTCACTCTCAATCATATTATAACTACCCCTCTCGAGATCGAGGAGGAAATGAATATTGCAGCAAATGCATGCACAATGATAACTGTGCGCATTTCTCAGATAGAACAAGTTTTGACAGGCTCCCAACCTTACCATGA
- the LOC131008934 gene encoding MACPF domain-containing protein At4g24290 — MALKLAAAEAAKVAILSIGRGYDISLDLRLKYCKGDSRMIEINEDQGREIILPGGTSVAGVSKSIKCDKGERTRFRSDVLTFQQMSEQLNQELSLTGKIPSGLFNAMFEFSGCWQKDAAYTKTLAFDGMFITLYTVALEKSQMVLKDHVKKEVPASWEPAALARFISKFGTHIIVGVKMGGKDVIYMKQQHSSSLQPADVQKRLKVMADKRFLDANGQNELGSEQVYQIEKFEMKETRLRFADTVTSSSYSHKDDIVSICKRRGGSDSINLNHQEWLQTVLKEPDVISMSFIPISSLLNGVPGSGYLSHAINLYLRYKPPIEELHQFLEFQLPRQWAPVFSDLPLGPQRRQQNTTSLQFSLMGPKLFINATAVDVGKRPVTGLRLYLEGKRSNRLAIHLQHLSSLPNIFQLEDDPNGNFCHESYDRRYYEKVQWKNFSHVCTAPVESDEELSIVTGAQLQVGDYGFKKVLFLRLRFSTVKGAISVKYPEWDGSPGLARKSGLISTLISHHFTAVQKPPPQPADVNINSAVYPGGPPVPIQTPKLLKFVDTTEMTRGPQEPPGYWVVSGARLVVEKGKISLRVKYSLLTVIQPDDDVLE, encoded by the exons ATGGCGCTTAAGCTTGCGGCTGCAGAAGCAGCTAAGGTGGCTATTCTGTCGATTGGTCGTGGATATGATATCTCCTTGGATCTTAGACTAAAGTATTGTAAGGGCGATTCGCGTATGATTGAGATTAATGAGGATCAGGGTCGGGAGATTATTCTTCCAGGTGGAACCTCAGTTGCAGGTGTTTCGAAATCAATCAAATGCGATAAAGGAGAGCGGACACGGTTTCGTTCTGACGTTCTGACTTTCCAGCAG ATGTCAGAACAATTAAATCAGGAACTGTCATTGACTGGAAAGATTCCTTCAGGGCTCTTCAATGCGATGTTTGAGTTTTCTGGTTGTTGGCAGAAAGACGCAGCATACACCAAAACTCTTGCTTTTGATGGTATGTTTATAACACTGTATACAGTCGCACTAGAAAAGTCTCAGATGGTGCTTAAGGATCATGTAAAGAAAGAAGTTCCAGCATCATGGGAGCCTGCAGCTTTGGCAAG GTTTATTAGCAAGTTTGGGACTCACATCATTGTGGGTGTGAAGATGGGTGGGAAAGATGTAATTTACATGAAACAGCAGCATTCCTCATCACTTCAACCCGCTGATGTGCAGAAGAGATTGAAGGTGATGGCAGATAAGAGGTTCTTGGATGCAAATGGACAAAATGAATTAGGTTCCGAGCAAGTATACCAGATTGAGAAG tttGAAATGAAGGAGACTCGGCTCAGGTTTGCAGATACTGTCACATCAAGTTCGTATTCACATAAAGAT GATATCGTTAGCATCTGCAAAAGGAGAGGTGGAAGTGATAGCATAAATTTGAACCATCAGGAGTGGCTACAAACAGTTTTGAAGGAGCCTGATGTTATTTCTATGTCCTTTATCCCAATATCATCCCTACTAAATGGTGTCCCAGGAAGTGGCTATTTGAGTCATGCAATTAATCTTTATTTGCGAT atAAGCCGCCGATTGAAGAGCTCCATCAGTTTCTGGAGTTCCAGCTTCCTAGACAGTGGGCGCCTGTATTCAGTGATCTTCCACTTGGTCCTCAGCGAAGACAGCAAAACACAACTTCCCTGCAATTTAGTCTTATGGGTCCCAAACTTTTTATAAATGCCACAGCG GTTGATGTAGGTAAAAGGCCTGTAACTGGTCTTAGATTGTATCTTGAAGGTAAAAGAAGCAACCGCTTGGCTATTCACTTGCAACACCTCTCCTCTCTTCCAAATATTTTCCAACTCGAGGATGACCCGAATGGCAATTTTTGCCATGAATCATATGATCGGAGATATTACGAGAAGGTACAATGGAAAAACTTTTCCCATGTATGTACGGCGCCTGTTGAATCTGATGAGGAACTTTCCATCGTCACTGGAGCACAATTACAGGTCGGGGATTATGGATTTAAGAAGGTTCTTTTCCTTCGTCTACGTTTCTCGACTGTTAAAGGAGCTATTTCAGTTAAGTATCCAGAATGGGATGGATCCCCTGGGTTGGCCCGTAAATCTGGACTTATTTCAACTCTAATTAGTCATCACTTCACAGCAGTCCAGAAACCACCTCCCCAGCCGGCTGATGTGAATATTAATTCTGCTGTGTATCCTGGGGGACCTCCTGTTCCAATCCAAACTCCCAAACTCTTGAAGTTTGTTGATACTACAGAGATGACAAGAGGGCCACAGGAACCACCTGGCTATTGGGTTGTTTCGGGAGCAAGACTCGTAGTAGAAAAGGGGAAGATCTCACTTAGGGTAAAGTATTCGTTACTTACTGTCATTCAACCTGATGATGATGTGCTGGAATAA